GACGGCGACGGAGCGGACGCTCGACGGGAGGGCCGCCAGGAGGTGGGTCGCCGAGAAGGGGCGGTAGAGGCGCACTTTGACGACGCCCACTTTTTCTCCCGCTTTCATCAGGTGCTCGACCGTTTCGTGGGCCGTTTCGGCTCCGCTTCCCATGAGGATGACGACGCGCTCGGCGTCACTGGCTCCGACGTAGTCGAAGAGGTGGTAGCTTCTGCCGACGACGGAGGCGAACCGATCCATGGCGGCCTGGACGTGGCCCGGGCAGGCTTCGTACCAGGGGTTGGAGGCCTCTCTGGCCTGGAAGTAGTAGTCGGGGTTCTGCGCCGTCCCCCGGATCCGCGGACGGTCCGGCGTGAGGGCCCTTTCTCTGTGGGCCTGGACGAGGCCGTCGTCGATCATGGCGCGGGCGTCTTCTGCCGTGAGCTGTTCCACTTTCGCCACTTCGTGGGAGGTCCGGAAGCCGTCGAAGAAGTGGACGAAGGGGACACGCGACGAGAGCGTCGCCGTCTGGGCGATGAGGGCCATGTCCATGGCCTCCTGGACCGATCCCGAGGCCAGAAGGGCGAAGCCCGTCTGGCGCACGGCCATGACGTCGCCGTGATCGCCGAAGATGGAGAGGGCGTGGGACGCCACGGTGCGGGCCGCGACGTGGATGACCGTCGACGTCAGTTCGCCGGCGATCTTGTACATGTTGGGGATCATGAGAAGAAGACCCTGGGAGGCCGTGAAGGTCGTGCCCAGCGATCCGGCCTGGAGCGCCCCGTGGAGCGCCCCCGCCGCGCCTCCTTCGCTCTGCATTTCCACCACCGAGGGCACCGTGCCCCAGATGTTCGTCCTCCCCTCCGAGGACCACTGGTCCGCCCATTCGCCCATGTTCGACGACGGCGTGATCGGGTAGATGGCGATCACTTCGTTCGTCAGGTGCGCCGAGTAGGCCGCCGCTTCGTTGCCGTCGATCATTACCTTCTGTCTTGTCATTTTCGTGCCTCCTGTCCTGGGTCTGCCCAGCTCCGTCGCTAAAAGGTCAGGAAGGGGGGGCGGAGACGGAACGTCGCATCGCAAAGAGCCTTTGCCGTATATTTTATACACTTGGCGCGATATGTCAAAATATTTAAACTCGCCGATTCCCACACCCGCAGCCCCGTCCCTTTCGGCGCCCTGTCCGCCGAAAGAGAAAGGAAACGGCACGCGTCCCCTCCTGCCGAGGGGACCCTACGCGAATAGTTTAACACGCCGTAAGATTTTAGGAAGGCACAAAGGCCCCCTTCCCGAGCCTCCCCCCTTCCGGTCGGTTTCGCGACGGACGCTCGTGAGAAAAAGCCGCGTGGCGAAAAGAGGGGTCCGAAGATCCCTTCCGCCCGTCTTTCTCGCCTCGGCGCCTGCCGCCCCTTCCTCCGGCAGCGACGTTCACGCCCCCTGCGGGGCGCCCCGCCCGCGTCCGAACCGGGCCGCGAGAGGTGGAAGGCGGGCTTTCGGGAAAAGGCTGCCGCCTCCCGAGAGGAGAGCCCTTCGTCGAAAAGGCCGGACCTCCCGACGGCCCCTTCCGTGGTTTTTCCGGAAAAGGCCGTCGGGAGGTCCCTTCGGTCCTGCATCAGCCCGAATCCGCAGGCGCTTCAAGACAAACTCCGTCGGATCCGCCGATCAAGAGGCCCGTTCCAATCACCTCGCAGGTGCGAGGTCGAGGCAACCGTTTCCGTCCTTCAGGCTCTTCCTGACCGCAGGCTGGACGTGGGCTTCCATCCTGTTTCCACCTGCCGAGCAGGGGTCGGGAACCCGACCCGAGGTGCGACTCACGACGGTGCCCCTGTCTTTTCTGCCGTGATCCGCGTCGATTTTCCCCCCGTCCGGAAGGGAGAACCCCGCGGTAAGAGGGCCGACGCGCGTCGGCCCTCTTACCCGATCGTCTCAGCCGAGGTGCTCTTTGATGAGGGGCGTGGGCAGGCGGGTCAGCTCCGATCGAGGGAGAAGGCCCAGCAGCTCCCAGGCCAGGTCGAGAGAGGCGCCGATCTCGCGGTCTTCGGCCTCGCCCTGGGAGAGGAATCGCGCCTCGAAGGCCCGTCCGAAGCGGAGGACGCTCTTTTCCACGGAGCCCAGTTCGTCCTCTCCGACGACGCCGGCCAGAGCCCGCACTTCCTGCACCTTGCTGTAGGAGGCGAAGAGTTGTCCCGCCAGGTCGGGATGGTCGTCGCGGGTGAAGCCCTTGCCGATGCTGTCCTTCATGAGGCGGGACAGACTGGCGGGGATGTCGACGGGGGGATAGACGCCCTGGGCGAACTGGTCCCGTGAGAGAACGATCTGCCCCTCGGTGATGAAGCCCGTCAGGTCCGGTATGGGGTGAGTGATGTCGTCGTTGGGCATGGTCAGGATGGGAAGCTGCGTCAGGCTTCCCGGACGGTCGCGAAGGACGCCGGCGCGTTCGTAGAGGGAGGCGAGGTCGCTGTAGAGATAGCCCGGATACCCCTTGCGGCTCGGGACCTCGCCTCGGGCCACGGCCAGCTCCCGAAGGGCCTCGCAGTAGTTGGTCATGTCCGTCATGACGACGAGGACATGGTAGCCCAGATCGAAGGCCAGATATTCGGCGGCGGTCAGGGCGGCCCGAGGAACGGCGAGGCGCTCGATGACGGGGTCCGAGGCCAGGTTGAGAAAGACGACGGGCGGCTGTCCTCTCCCCGCGTCGCGGAGAGCTTCGATGAAGTAGGCGGCGTCGTCGTTGCGGATGCCGATGCCGACGAAGACGACGGCGAAGTTCTCTCCGGCGACGAGGCGGGACTGAGAGGCGATCTGAACGGCCAGGTGGTTGTGGGGCAGGCCGTTGGAGGAGAAGATGGGCAGTTTCTGCCCTCGGATGAGGGTCATGAGCGTATCGACGACGGAGATTCCCGTGTGGATGAAGTCCCGCGGGTAAGAGCGGGCCATGGGATTGATGGGGCGGCCGTTGATGTCGCGGCGCAGGCCTCCCAGAACGGGACCGCAGCCGTCTCGCGGCTCGCCCAGCCCGTCGAAGGTCCTTCCCAGGATGGAGGGGTCGAGAGGCATCTCCAGGTGACGGCCCAGGAAACGGACGCGACTTCTGTCGGGAACGAGGGCCGCCGTTCCGGCAAAGACCTGGACGACAGCCCGGTCCTCCTCGACGAGGACGACCCGCCCCCGCCGGGGGGAGCCGTCCGGTCCCACGACCTCGACGGCCTCGTCGTAGCCGACGCCGCGGACGCCGTCGACGACGACGAGAGGCCCCTCGATGGAGGCCAGGCCCCGATATTCCGCAAGGCTCATCGACGATCCCTCCCTACGGCCAGGCGCTCCGTGCCGATGCGCTCGAGCCGCGATTCCAGTTTCAGGCGGATCTCCTCGAAGGAGGCGAGATCGGCGACGGAGATCTCGCGGAGGCGGTAGAGGGCCTCCACCTCTTTGGCCTCCCTGATGAGACGGAGCGGGACGTCCTTGGCGACGAGGTCCCTGGCCCTCCTGTAGAAGTGGACGATGAGTTCCATGATGGCGAAGGTCTTGGCCGGGGGACAGAAGGCGTCGGGGCCGAAGGCTCCCTGCTGGAGGAATCCGATCTTGATGATGGAGGCCACGAGGGCCACGAGACGCTGTTCGTCGGGGAGGACGTCCTCTCCGACGAGTTGGATCACCTGCTGGACCCGCTCGTCCTCGGAGAGGAGGCGCCGCACTTCGTCCTGCACGCTTCCCCAGCGGGGATCGATGTGGCTTTCGAACCAGGGTCGGACCTCGGCGGCATACTCGCTGTAGGAGTTCATCCAGCTGATGGCCGGGTAGTGACGGGCCGAGGCGAGGTCGCGCTCCAGGGCCCAGAAACAGCGGATGAAGCGTTTGGTGTGGCGCGTGACGGGCTCGGTGAAATCGCCTCCCGGAGGGGAGACGGCGCCGATGAGGGTGACGCTGCCCCGCTCCCCGCCCATGGTCGTCACCCGCCCGGCCCTCTCGTAGAATTCGGCCAGGCGCGACGGCAGGTAGGCCGGGAACCCCTCCTCGGCGGGGATCTCCTCCAGGCGACCGGAGATCTCCCGAAGGGCCTCGGCCCAGCGCGACGTCGAATCGGCCATGAGGGCCACGTCGTAGCCCATGTCGCGGAAATATTCGGCGATGGTGAGGCCCGTGTAGATCGAGGCCTCTCGGGCGGCGACAGGCATGTTGGAGGTGTTGGCGATGAGGATCGTCCGCTCCATGAGGGGACGGCCCGTCTTGGGGTCCTCCAGGGAGGGGAACTCCTCCAGGACCTGGGTCATCTCGTTGCCCCTCTCGCCACAGCCGATGTAGACGACGAGCTGAGCGTCGCTCCACTTGGCCAGCTGGTGCTGCGTCACCGTCTTGCCCGTGCCGAATCCGCCGGGGATGGCCGCCACGCCGCCGCGGGCGATGGGGAAATAGCCGTCGATGACGCGCTGTCCCGTCAGAAGGGGCTCCTCGGGCAGAAGGCGCTGGCGCACGGGGCGCGCCCTGCGGACGGGCCAGCGCTGCATCAGAGGCAGGACACGCTCGCGGCCGAAGCCGTCGCGGAGGCGGAGCAGGGAGGCTCTCCCGTCGTGGAAACCCTGAGGGAGGACCTCGAGAACCTCACCCTCCATGTC
The DNA window shown above is from Aminithiophilus ramosus and carries:
- a CDS encoding V-type ATP synthase subunit B gives rise to the protein MSLAEYRGLASIEGPLVVVDGVRGVGYDEAVEVVGPDGSPRRGRVVLVEEDRAVVQVFAGTAALVPDRSRVRFLGRHLEMPLDPSILGRTFDGLGEPRDGCGPVLGGLRRDINGRPINPMARSYPRDFIHTGISVVDTLMTLIRGQKLPIFSSNGLPHNHLAVQIASQSRLVAGENFAVVFVGIGIRNDDAAYFIEALRDAGRGQPPVVFLNLASDPVIERLAVPRAALTAAEYLAFDLGYHVLVVMTDMTNYCEALRELAVARGEVPSRKGYPGYLYSDLASLYERAGVLRDRPGSLTQLPILTMPNDDITHPIPDLTGFITEGQIVLSRDQFAQGVYPPVDIPASLSRLMKDSIGKGFTRDDHPDLAGQLFASYSKVQEVRALAGVVGEDELGSVEKSVLRFGRAFEARFLSQGEAEDREIGASLDLAWELLGLLPRSELTRLPTPLIKEHLG
- a CDS encoding V-type ATP synthase subunit A, which gives rise to MERQGRIVAINGPVVRARGLAGFAMREMVEVGPLRLLGEVIRQEGDEAILQVFEDTQGLLPGEPVVGLGEPLSVTLGPGLVGAILDGIGRPLGALMKKSGPFLGRGGGLEQLDEDRNWEIFPQVTKGDIVTAGTLLATVKETPLVEHRLLLPPDMEGEVLEVLPQGFHDGRASLLRLRDGFGRERVLPLMQRWPVRRARPVRQRLLPEEPLLTGQRVIDGYFPIARGGVAAIPGGFGTGKTVTQHQLAKWSDAQLVVYIGCGERGNEMTQVLEEFPSLEDPKTGRPLMERTILIANTSNMPVAAREASIYTGLTIAEYFRDMGYDVALMADSTSRWAEALREISGRLEEIPAEEGFPAYLPSRLAEFYERAGRVTTMGGERGSVTLIGAVSPPGGDFTEPVTRHTKRFIRCFWALERDLASARHYPAISWMNSYSEYAAEVRPWFESHIDPRWGSVQDEVRRLLSEDERVQQVIQLVGEDVLPDEQRLVALVASIIKIGFLQQGAFGPDAFCPPAKTFAIMELIVHFYRRARDLVAKDVPLRLIREAKEVEALYRLREISVADLASFEEIRLKLESRLERIGTERLAVGRDRR